In Oceanivirga salmonicida, the following proteins share a genomic window:
- a CDS encoding ATP-dependent Clp protease ATP-binding subunit gives NKYGKNLVEMVKNGKIDPIIGRDDEIRRSIQILSRRNKNNPILIGEPGVGKTAIVEGIAWRIFKGDVPETLKNKTVFSLDMGSLISGAKYRGEFEERLKAVITTLEESNGNIILFIDEVHNIVGAGSSEGSMDASNLLKPMLARGEIKVIGATTLDEYRKYIEKDAALERRFQPVLVEEPNIDETISILRGLKEKFEQFHGIRITDNAIVSAAKLSDRYITDRYLPDKAIDLIDEACAKLKTEINSMPTELDELTRQITQLEIEKEALKKEDDLASKKRYEILSKDLSTKKEKQKELLSSWRNEKNDIENIKKLQKELETAKFKLDEYSNINIDYEKAGELKYNTIPAIENKLSELKNKNQTNKLLKQMITEDEITMVISKWTKIPINKLLEGEKEKILNLENRLKERVIGQDDAIKKISETVLRSRAGLKNPKRPIGSFIFLGPTGVGKTYLAKTLAYNLFDDEENMVRIDMSEYMEKFSVSRLIGAAPGYVGYDEGGQLTEAIRRKPYSVILFDEIEKAHPDIFNILLQVLDDGRLTDNKGKIVDFKNTIIIMTSNLKEENLKSYFRPEFLNRVDEITVFNSLDIQSVKKIVIKELNEINKLLDDKMITVEFTNEAVEHIAKNTYDVEYGARPIKRYIQREIETSISKMILSNEIKEKDNLLIDLKNDRLVYEKK, from the coding sequence AATAAGTACGGTAAAAATTTAGTTGAAATGGTTAAAAATGGTAAAATTGACCCTATAATTGGTAGAGATGATGAAATCAGAAGATCTATACAAATACTATCAAGAAGAAATAAAAATAATCCCATATTAATAGGTGAACCTGGTGTAGGTAAAACTGCCATAGTTGAAGGTATTGCTTGGCGTATTTTTAAAGGCGACGTTCCAGAAACATTAAAGAATAAAACTGTTTTTTCTCTTGATATGGGTTCATTAATATCAGGCGCAAAATATAGGGGTGAATTTGAAGAAAGATTAAAAGCAGTAATAACTACACTAGAAGAAAGTAATGGTAATATTATACTATTTATTGATGAAGTACATAATATTGTTGGTGCAGGTTCTAGTGAAGGTAGTATGGATGCTTCAAATTTATTAAAACCTATGTTAGCAAGAGGAGAAATTAAAGTTATAGGTGCTACTACATTAGATGAATACAGAAAATATATAGAAAAAGATGCAGCATTGGAAAGAAGATTCCAACCAGTATTAGTTGAAGAACCTAATATAGATGAAACTATTTCTATACTTCGTGGACTTAAAGAAAAATTTGAACAATTTCACGGTATAAGAATAACAGATAATGCCATTGTATCTGCTGCAAAATTAAGTGATAGATATATTACTGATAGATATTTACCTGACAAGGCTATAGATTTAATTGATGAAGCATGTGCTAAACTTAAAACTGAAATAAATTCTATGCCTACTGAACTAGATGAATTAACTAGACAAATAACACAATTAGAAATTGAAAAAGAAGCATTAAAAAAAGAAGATGACTTAGCAAGTAAAAAAAGATATGAAATTCTTTCAAAAGATTTAAGTACTAAAAAGGAAAAACAAAAAGAATTATTATCTAGTTGGAGAAACGAAAAAAATGATATAGAAAATATAAAAAAATTACAAAAAGAATTAGAAACTGCTAAATTTAAACTAGATGAATACAGTAATATAAATATAGATTATGAAAAAGCAGGAGAATTAAAATATAATACTATTCCTGCAATAGAAAATAAGCTATCAGAATTAAAAAATAAAAATCAAACTAATAAATTATTAAAACAAATGATAACAGAAGATGAAATAACTATGGTTATATCTAAATGGACTAAAATTCCTATTAATAAATTACTAGAAGGTGAAAAAGAAAAAATATTAAACTTAGAAAACAGATTAAAAGAAAGAGTAATAGGTCAAGATGATGCTATTAAAAAAATATCTGAAACTGTTCTAAGATCAAGAGCAGGTTTAAAAAATCCTAAACGTCCTATAGGTTCTTTCATATTTTTAGGTCCAACTGGTGTAGGTAAAACTTATCTTGCTAAAACTTTGGCATATAACTTATTTGACGATGAGGAAAACATGGTAAGAATTGACATGAGTGAATATATGGAAAAATTTAGTGTGAGTAGATTAATAGGAGCCGCTCCTGGTTATGTTGGTTATGATGAAGGTGGACAATTAACAGAAGCAATAAGAAGAAAACCATATTCAGTTATACTATTTGATGAAATTGAAAAAGCACACCCAGATATATTTAATATCTTATTACAAGTATTAGATGATGGTAGATTAACTGATAATAAAGGTAAAATTGTAGATTTTAAAAACACTATTATAATAATGACTTCTAACCTTAAAGAAGAAAATTTAAAGTCATATTTTAGACCAGAATTTTTAAATAGGGTAGATGAAATCACAGTATTTAACAGTTTAGATATTCAAAGTGTCAAAAAGATTGTTATAAAAGAACTAAACGAAATCAACAAACTATTAGATGATAAGATGATAACAGTAGAATTTACAAATGAAGCCGTAGAACACATAGCAAAAAATACTTATGACGTTGAATATGGTGCTAGACCTATTAAAAGATATATACAAAGAGAAATTGAAACAAGTATTTCTAAAATGATATTATCAAATGAAATAAAAGAAAAAGATAATTTATTAATAGATTTGAAAAATGATAGACTTGTATATGAAAAAAAATAA
- a CDS encoding COG2426 family protein, giving the protein MKYIYLFIISMTPFLELRGAIITAVALDLNLGLASIVCIIGNIIVMPIIFVFAKRFLIYGVKYKYLGPIFEKILKKGHETGQNLLNKSSTKTYIALFLFVGIPLPGTGVWTGTLGASMLDLGFRKSFVSIFFGTIMSCTIMIMLSKFGFSIGNMILSYINS; this is encoded by the coding sequence ATGAAATACATATATTTATTTATAATCTCAATGACTCCGTTTTTAGAATTAAGAGGAGCAATAATAACAGCAGTAGCATTAGATTTAAATTTAGGCTTAGCATCAATAGTGTGCATAATAGGAAATATTATTGTTATGCCAATTATATTTGTATTTGCTAAACGATTTTTAATATATGGTGTGAAATATAAATATTTAGGACCTATATTTGAAAAAATATTAAAAAAAGGACATGAAACTGGTCAAAATCTTTTAAATAAATCAAGTACAAAAACATATATAGCATTATTTTTATTCGTAGGTATACCTTTACCAGGCACAGGAGTTTGGACAGGTACTTTGGGTGCTAGTATGCTTGATTTAGGATTTAGAAAAAGTTTCGTATCAATATTTTTTGGGACTATAATGTCTTGTACAATTATGATAATGCTATCTAAATTTGGGTTTAGTATAGGTAATATGATACTTTCGTACATAAACTCATAA